A part of Maridesulfovibrio hydrothermalis AM13 = DSM 14728 genomic DNA contains:
- a CDS encoding deoxyribonuclease IV: MYIGAHMPITGGVDKAVERIISIGGTALQIFTRNQRQWKAKPLEEQVIERFKQLRQDWGGYPVSVHDSYLINLASPKPDGIAKSVKAFAQELRRTEALGIEYIVTHPGSHLGSGKVEALERYAANLDQAISDSETQEVRILIENTAGQGTNLGSRFGELATILENSGYTDRMGVCFDTCHAFAAGYDLRTVESCEEVFARFDKLVGLDFIRFFHLNDCKEGLGSNKDRHEHIGQGLIGLEGFKYIINDDRFSAVPKVIETPKGDDDFVFDKRNIELLRSLHDG, encoded by the coding sequence ATGTACATAGGCGCCCATATGCCCATTACCGGCGGCGTGGATAAGGCTGTTGAGAGAATTATTTCCATAGGCGGAACCGCTTTGCAGATTTTCACCCGTAATCAGCGGCAGTGGAAGGCAAAACCCCTCGAAGAACAGGTTATTGAAAGATTTAAACAGCTCAGACAGGATTGGGGAGGCTATCCGGTAAGCGTTCATGATTCGTATTTGATCAATCTGGCCTCACCAAAACCTGATGGAATAGCAAAATCCGTAAAGGCTTTTGCACAGGAACTGCGCAGGACTGAAGCACTGGGCATTGAGTATATAGTGACTCATCCCGGGTCTCATCTTGGCTCTGGAAAAGTTGAAGCTCTTGAAAGATATGCGGCTAACCTCGATCAAGCCATAAGCGACTCGGAAACTCAGGAAGTGCGGATTCTGATTGAAAATACAGCCGGACAGGGGACTAATCTAGGCAGCAGGTTCGGAGAACTTGCTACGATTTTAGAAAATTCAGGATACACTGACAGGATGGGCGTGTGTTTTGATACCTGTCATGCTTTTGCAGCCGGCTATGATCTGCGCACCGTTGAAAGTTGCGAAGAAGTTTTCGCCCGTTTTGATAAACTTGTCGGATTGGATTTTATCCGTTTTTTTCATCTAAACGATTGCAAGGAAGGTCTGGGGTCCAATAAAGATCGGCATGAGCACATCGGCCAGGGACTCATCGGTCTTGAAGGATTTAAATATATTATAAACGATGATCGCTTTTCTGCTGTTCCCAAAGTGATTGAAACACCTAAAGGCGATGATGATTTTGTTTTTGATAAACGAAACATAGAATTGCTTCGTTCCCTGCATGATGGATAG
- a CDS encoding DUF2325 domain-containing protein yields the protein MCAALIGGMDRLKRDYIISAKQKGIKLKVFTGKENKVSSKLGSADHVIIFTNQISHAAKKDIVKYTKAKQIPLHMFHSCGVSTLKNCLEKL from the coding sequence ATGTGCGCAGCTCTTATCGGTGGAATGGACAGACTTAAAAGGGATTACATTATTTCAGCAAAACAAAAGGGAATAAAATTAAAGGTATTTACCGGAAAAGAAAATAAGGTTTCCTCCAAACTCGGCAGTGCGGATCACGTAATCATATTTACCAACCAGATTTCCCATGCCGCCAAAAAAGATATCGTAAAATATACCAAAGCGAAACAGATTCCCCTGCACATGTTCCATTCATGTGGAGTATCCACTCTTAAAAATTGCCTTGAAAAGCTCTAA
- a CDS encoding PAS domain S-box protein: MEEIELHKATGRIASGYYRYRLVLVSALILFAALVGFALWTSYSSQLQVRSTARELFAGESAKRAMAVSFFFSGRVAELKNLASVESVRSFFSENNVPDSGQEKASSAAINSVCKSLHETLDGVIVGDEHVFTKIAVLDSSGRVLVDTDSECVLIKGNNHFEQYKASHGEPVFSTGDSGGVMTMVVSVPIAGFGGRNGTVAGWVRIESLHRSLEDMTVSPSVGSDFLRIGDSFVAISDTSARQSGQLLLMDALKDWRGLTVLKAEESGREVDYLAISSPVQGTSLSIISLVEEHKIFGFISLEMQLFITMFIFAAVASGCYFLVRIIFTRHIYETKVFEAAKREAAINVQKEKLDQEVKNRRLADALRKRAEIRYRDIFDKAPVGIFQIALDGRYLTANNALAKIFGYDSQEELVSEVHDVRTEIYADPQDWDRGLSKLRKTELVAGYEVKCKRKDGSFVWTSRDFRLVEAGPELPSYLEGFVIDITSRKMAEQELIGSEKRFRSLFQNSPVALWELDLSRVKDAFDSYGKGQLDLIRRDLLQSKDRVAECVSLINVLDINNLTIEFLGVNSREDLTVNGIQPYVTNRSWRFFRTILLDLVSGATRHRSEVQFIREDGKEQYMIVNCHIVPGWEKSWGRVLATIEDISELKRIENELRISKEEAQKANEAKGHFLANMSHEFRTPMSAIKGMVQLLQGSELSKEQHENLRLIKSSVDSLLAIVNDILDFSKLDSVHMELNEDNLELPSFLKEMRDIMDIGAMNKQLDVLLDIENIPACVKVDGLRLRQVLVNLLGNAIKFTDKGTVTLKCRTVSEVKPSTKLNILFEVADTGIGLPVEGVDSLFKSFVQADPTITRQYGGTGLGLAICYRLVKHLGGDLSACNNPSGGASFSFILPLEQCGDDFEDDAQDSGFKELPERADLSKVKVLVAEDSKMNQILLRKIFEKNGLSDYLIVENGKYAVDAFTQSHDFDIIFMDIQMPVMDGFEATRAIRKLHSPVRIVALTANSGEEYWEQCRECGMDSRITKPFNVDDLLDELSKIAAQS, translated from the coding sequence TTGGAAGAAATAGAATTACATAAAGCAACGGGGCGGATCGCGTCCGGCTATTACCGCTACAGGCTGGTGCTTGTCAGTGCTCTTATTCTGTTCGCCGCGCTTGTCGGCTTTGCATTGTGGACCAGCTATTCATCCCAGCTTCAGGTGCGGAGCACAGCCAGAGAACTTTTTGCAGGGGAGTCTGCAAAACGTGCTATGGCTGTAAGTTTCTTTTTTTCAGGCAGGGTGGCAGAGCTTAAGAATCTGGCCTCCGTTGAATCGGTGCGGTCTTTTTTTTCTGAAAATAATGTGCCTGACTCAGGACAGGAGAAAGCCAGCTCTGCTGCGATCAACAGCGTATGCAAAAGTCTGCATGAAACTCTTGATGGGGTGATTGTCGGAGACGAGCATGTTTTTACAAAAATTGCAGTGCTGGACAGTTCTGGCAGGGTACTGGTTGATACCGACAGTGAGTGTGTATTGATCAAAGGAAACAACCATTTTGAGCAGTATAAGGCTTCTCACGGAGAGCCTGTTTTTTCAACAGGCGATTCCGGTGGAGTCATGACTATGGTTGTAAGTGTGCCGATTGCAGGTTTTGGTGGCAGAAACGGGACTGTGGCCGGATGGGTGCGTATAGAAAGTCTGCACCGGAGTCTGGAGGATATGACGGTCTCGCCATCGGTGGGCAGTGATTTTTTGCGTATTGGAGATTCATTTGTTGCCATTTCTGATACATCCGCCCGGCAGAGTGGACAGCTTTTATTGATGGATGCCCTGAAAGACTGGCGTGGGTTAACCGTACTTAAAGCTGAAGAGTCGGGGCGGGAAGTTGATTATCTGGCAATATCATCGCCTGTGCAGGGGACTTCTCTCAGCATCATAAGTCTGGTTGAAGAGCATAAAATTTTCGGTTTTATCAGCCTTGAGATGCAGCTTTTTATAACCATGTTTATTTTTGCGGCAGTGGCATCAGGGTGTTATTTTCTGGTGCGTATAATTTTTACCCGCCATATTTATGAAACGAAAGTTTTTGAAGCTGCTAAACGGGAAGCAGCGATTAATGTTCAAAAGGAGAAGCTTGATCAGGAAGTTAAAAACAGACGGCTCGCTGATGCCCTGCGTAAACGCGCAGAAATTCGTTATCGGGATATTTTTGATAAAGCTCCGGTGGGTATCTTTCAGATTGCTTTGGACGGCAGATATCTGACGGCAAATAATGCCCTTGCCAAAATTTTCGGCTACGATAGTCAGGAAGAGCTGGTTTCTGAAGTTCACGATGTGCGAACTGAAATTTATGCTGACCCGCAAGACTGGGATCGCGGTTTAAGTAAACTGCGCAAGACGGAGCTGGTGGCCGGTTATGAAGTTAAGTGCAAGCGTAAAGACGGATCGTTTGTCTGGACATCACGCGATTTCAGGCTGGTTGAAGCGGGGCCGGAGCTACCCTCATATCTTGAAGGTTTTGTGATAGATATAACTTCCCGCAAAATGGCGGAGCAGGAGCTGATCGGCAGTGAAAAGCGTTTTAGGTCTCTTTTCCAGAATTCACCGGTAGCTTTATGGGAGCTTGATCTTTCCCGGGTTAAGGATGCGTTTGATTCTTATGGCAAGGGGCAGCTTGATCTGATCCGTCGTGATCTTTTACAGAGCAAAGACCGTGTTGCGGAATGCGTAAGTCTTATTAATGTATTAGATATCAACAACCTGACCATTGAATTTCTGGGGGTTAATTCCAGAGAAGATTTGACCGTGAATGGAATACAGCCTTATGTGACGAATCGTTCATGGCGTTTTTTTAGAACGATATTGCTTGATCTTGTATCCGGGGCAACGCGGCATAGAAGTGAAGTTCAATTCATACGTGAAGACGGCAAAGAGCAATATATGATTGTGAACTGCCATATTGTTCCGGGCTGGGAAAAATCATGGGGGCGGGTACTGGCTACTATAGAAGATATTTCTGAGTTAAAACGTATTGAAAATGAGCTTAGGATAAGCAAGGAAGAAGCCCAGAAAGCCAATGAAGCCAAGGGCCATTTTCTGGCAAATATGAGTCACGAGTTCAGAACTCCTATGAGTGCGATTAAAGGCATGGTGCAGCTTCTGCAAGGATCTGAACTTTCAAAAGAGCAGCACGAGAATCTTAGGCTGATCAAGTCCTCGGTGGACAGTCTGCTTGCCATAGTCAACGATATTCTCGATTTTTCGAAGCTTGACTCTGTGCATATGGAGCTTAATGAAGATAACCTCGAACTTCCCTCTTTTTTAAAAGAAATGCGCGATATCATGGATATCGGTGCTATGAACAAGCAGCTTGATGTTCTTTTAGACATTGAAAATATTCCGGCCTGTGTAAAGGTTGATGGACTCCGGTTGCGGCAGGTATTGGTCAACCTTCTGGGCAACGCCATCAAATTTACCGATAAAGGGACGGTCACCTTGAAGTGCAGAACGGTCTCTGAGGTAAAGCCGTCAACAAAGCTGAATATCCTTTTTGAAGTAGCTGACACCGGTATAGGGCTGCCTGTTGAAGGCGTTGACTCTCTTTTCAAGTCGTTTGTTCAGGCTGACCCGACCATTACCCGCCAGTACGGCGGAACCGGACTGGGGCTGGCTATCTGCTATCGCCTGGTTAAGCATCTCGGTGGTGATCTTTCCGCCTGCAATAATCCTTCAGGAGGTGCTTCTTTTTCATTTATCCTGCCCCTTGAACAGTGTGGAGATGATTTTGAAGATGATGCGCAGGATTCAGGTTTTAAAGAGCTTCCAGAGCGGGCTGACTTGTCAAAAGTAAAGGTTCTTGTCGCTGAAGACAGCAAAATGAATCAAATCTTATTGCGCAAGATCTTTGAAAAGAACGGGCTGTCCGACTATCTGATTGTTGAAAATGGTAAGTATGCTGTGGATGCTTTCACGCAGTCGCATGATTTTGATATAATTTTTATGGATATACAAATGCCTGTCATGGATGGCTTTGAGGCAACAAGGGCAATTAGAAAACTTCATTCTCCGGTCAGAATTGTAGCACTCACTGCAAATAGCGGCGAGGAGTATTGGGAGCAATGCAGGGAGTGCGGTATGGATTCACGAATTACCAAGCCTTTTAATGTAGATGATCTGCTAGATGAACTTAGCAAAATTGCAGCTCAATCTTAG
- a CDS encoding GAK system CofD-like protein — MRIKIEREVGVPDWIKLERYRRTPDLGPRILFFSGGTAMKQTSTELTQYTHNTIHIITPFDSGGSSAVIRNKFKMLAVGDIRSRLMALADQSVLGNPEIYKLFSYRLPETADDATLRAEFDLMKASEHPLVRDIPAPMRKIIRNHFIQFSEIMDDFDLRGASIGNIILTAGYIANRRHIDPVIYIFSKLVEVKGIVRATVNEDLHLAAELDDGSFVVGQHLLTGKEARPLASGIKELWLAKNLEDSTLCRVEIREKLKELIRSAELICYPVGSFYSSVVANLLPQGIGNAIKTNKCPKIFTPNTGNDPELKCHSLTDQIHKLLCYLRKDDPENISTKDVLNFILLDSVNGLYPGGVNKAEINKLGIQVIDCELISEKSTPHLDPALLSKALLSLT, encoded by the coding sequence ATGCGAATCAAAATCGAAAGGGAAGTCGGAGTTCCAGACTGGATCAAGCTGGAGCGTTACAGAAGAACTCCGGACTTGGGTCCACGAATTCTTTTTTTCAGCGGTGGAACTGCCATGAAACAGACCTCCACAGAACTGACCCAATACACACATAACACTATCCACATCATAACTCCCTTTGATTCAGGGGGAAGCTCAGCTGTTATCCGCAATAAATTCAAAATGCTGGCTGTAGGAGATATCCGCAGCAGGCTCATGGCTCTCGCTGATCAATCAGTTCTGGGAAACCCGGAAATATACAAATTATTTTCTTATCGACTGCCCGAAACAGCAGATGATGCAACGCTCAGAGCTGAATTTGACCTGATGAAAGCCAGTGAACATCCACTGGTCCGCGACATTCCTGCTCCCATGCGTAAAATCATCCGCAACCACTTTATACAGTTCTCCGAAATCATGGACGACTTTGATCTTCGCGGCGCAAGCATCGGAAATATCATACTTACCGCTGGTTATATTGCCAACCGCCGGCATATTGACCCTGTTATTTATATTTTTTCCAAACTGGTCGAGGTGAAAGGAATTGTCCGTGCAACAGTGAACGAGGATCTGCATCTGGCGGCGGAGCTTGATGATGGAAGCTTTGTGGTGGGACAACACCTGCTTACCGGCAAAGAGGCGCGCCCTCTGGCTTCAGGCATCAAAGAATTATGGCTGGCAAAAAACCTTGAAGATTCCACTTTATGCCGAGTTGAAATCCGTGAGAAGTTAAAAGAACTTATCAGAAGCGCGGAACTCATCTGCTATCCGGTAGGCAGTTTTTACTCCAGCGTGGTTGCTAATCTGCTCCCTCAAGGCATTGGAAATGCGATCAAAACTAATAAATGCCCTAAAATATTCACCCCCAATACAGGGAATGATCCCGAATTGAAATGTCATTCCCTCACAGACCAGATACACAAGCTTCTTTGTTACCTCCGCAAAGATGATCCTGAAAATATTTCCACAAAGGATGTTCTTAATTTTATACTGCTGGATTCTGTTAATGGCCTTTATCCCGGAGGCGTAAATAAAGCTGAGATAAACAAACTTGGAATTCAGGTCATCGACTGCGAACTTATCAGTGAAAAAAGTACGCCGCATCTGGACCCCGCACTGCTTTCAAAAGCACTGCTTTCCCTGACTTGA
- a CDS encoding HprK-related kinase B — protein MNRNHITRADIVRTYRKQFPADKSLFINFGGCVIETKVNSAKLLADLNNYFKEFLIDADRNDILITAHECPAVDLGLNYTVKQPEPGKTKIKEEFADLSDGRVVYKRLTGLIFAFGDDENIAVGPCVENLNQVINFINNRFIEYKLNTGSLLGHAAGVIRNGRAIAIAGFSGMGKSTLALHLMSRGTTFLSNDRVMIEENGKTITLNGVAKHPRINPGTALNNPDLDCIVPEKDKAKFKALPEEELWELEHKYDALIDECFGKNKFILRAPMNGLVILNWQRGQKTTSIQIIDPAQRKDLLPAFMKGTGLFYLPSSPEKENDPDVDAYADILSRTTIIEISGGVDFDKAADACLKFMQEGIIQ, from the coding sequence ATGAACCGCAACCATATTACCAGAGCCGATATTGTAAGAACATACCGTAAGCAGTTTCCGGCTGACAAATCATTGTTTATCAATTTCGGAGGCTGCGTAATTGAAACAAAGGTTAACAGTGCAAAGCTTCTAGCCGACCTCAATAATTATTTCAAAGAATTTCTGATAGACGCAGACAGAAATGATATCCTGATCACCGCCCACGAATGCCCTGCGGTGGATCTGGGGCTGAATTATACAGTTAAGCAACCGGAGCCGGGCAAAACTAAAATAAAAGAAGAGTTCGCCGATTTAAGTGATGGACGCGTAGTTTATAAACGATTGACCGGATTAATTTTTGCCTTCGGTGATGATGAAAATATTGCCGTAGGCCCCTGTGTTGAAAACTTGAATCAGGTCATCAATTTTATCAACAACCGCTTCATTGAATATAAACTGAACACAGGCAGCCTCCTTGGCCACGCAGCCGGAGTTATCAGGAACGGTCGCGCAATCGCAATCGCAGGTTTTTCTGGCATGGGTAAATCAACCCTCGCCCTGCATCTTATGAGCCGCGGAACGACCTTCCTCAGCAATGACCGGGTCATGATTGAAGAAAACGGTAAGACCATAACGCTAAACGGAGTTGCCAAACACCCCCGTATCAACCCCGGCACCGCACTGAACAACCCAGATCTGGATTGCATAGTACCCGAGAAAGACAAGGCGAAATTCAAGGCCCTGCCTGAAGAAGAACTTTGGGAGCTGGAACATAAATATGATGCCCTTATCGACGAATGCTTCGGTAAAAATAAATTTATCCTGCGCGCGCCCATGAATGGACTGGTCATCCTCAACTGGCAGAGAGGCCAGAAGACAACCAGCATCCAGATAATAGATCCGGCTCAGCGCAAAGACCTGCTGCCAGCTTTTATGAAAGGTACAGGACTCTTCTACCTGCCCTCAAGTCCTGAAAAAGAAAATGATCCTGATGTTGACGCGTATGCTGATATTCTGTCAAGAACCACTATTATTGAAATCAGCGGCGGTGTTGATTTCGATAAAGCTGCCGATGCCTGCCTGAAATTCATGCAGGAAGGCATTATTCAGTAG
- a CDS encoding GAK system ATP-grasp enzyme, producing the protein MKIGVIGIKGAWSSEQLAKAVADKTCQEKLLFEMQNLRLDLPSGKAMIEGHDLSTFDALIIKKIGKQYSPDLLDRLEILRLLEGRGVKIFSSPCSILRVLDRLTCTISLQLGDIPMPPTTITEDVNHALAAVEEYGEAVFKPLYSTKARGMFVLKPGPDARKTIEEYSKEYKTMYIQKTIDLKDSDLGIVFLGGKYLTTYARCKTTDSWNTTTVNGGRYAPVDPPQEIIDLAQKAQAIFNLDFTCVDVAITDDGPFIFEVSAFGGFRGLLNARGIDAASLYVDFVIKKVQ; encoded by the coding sequence ATGAAAATAGGCGTAATCGGCATCAAAGGCGCGTGGTCATCCGAGCAGCTTGCAAAGGCTGTTGCAGATAAAACATGTCAGGAAAAACTGCTCTTTGAAATGCAGAACCTCCGTCTGGACCTCCCGTCAGGTAAAGCTATGATCGAAGGCCACGATCTATCAACATTTGACGCACTCATAATTAAAAAAATCGGCAAGCAATATTCTCCGGACCTGCTGGACCGTCTTGAAATTCTGCGTCTTCTTGAAGGGCGCGGGGTGAAAATATTCTCCTCGCCCTGCTCTATCCTCAGAGTACTGGACAGACTGACCTGCACCATATCCCTGCAACTGGGCGACATCCCCATGCCGCCAACCACCATTACAGAAGATGTAAACCACGCACTTGCAGCGGTCGAAGAATATGGAGAAGCGGTATTTAAACCTCTCTACAGCACTAAGGCTCGAGGCATGTTTGTGCTTAAACCCGGCCCTGATGCACGCAAAACCATCGAAGAATACAGCAAAGAATATAAAACCATGTACATCCAGAAAACTATCGATCTCAAAGACAGTGATCTGGGTATCGTTTTTCTCGGTGGGAAATACCTGACTACCTACGCCCGCTGCAAAACCACGGATTCATGGAACACAACCACCGTGAACGGCGGCAGGTACGCTCCGGTTGATCCTCCGCAGGAAATAATCGATCTGGCGCAGAAAGCGCAGGCCATTTTCAACCTTGACTTCACTTGCGTAGATGTTGCCATTACCGATGACGGCCCTTTCATATTTGAAGTATCGGCCTTCGGAGGTTTTCGGGGACTGCTTAACGCTCGCGGCATAGATGCTGCTTCCCTTTACGTGGATTTTGTAATCAAAAAGGTACAATAA
- a CDS encoding PhoU domain-containing protein encodes MLTFEGLDENFKFLIIEVLNQIKATREFVASPSRSLFRKITSRDDYIDNLKTVIENKCYSRINIDKDLDKNLLNKIRAIQVSSVNLERIGDYCVNIVKQMAYLEDKAFVNRFECPEAFDIIEETTEKIIGGFIEDDMPLALEICKSEYQLDSLYKDNFNRIMAEMGSGKNIPDLVTVLFIFRYLERIGDSLLNIGEAIIFSILGERIKIEQFESLQQTLSVSGYDGSFSDIDFQGIWGSRSGCRIGHVQAKGKEKEDGPPVAQGSIYKEGNLDKIKLERNNLEIWNNNFPGMVPEVFGFQENTDENKGSMLVEFLPGCTLDTMILTSDDADLENALFTLEQTLRHIWGTTKKDGPLQTTFMEQLKSRRNGVLQVHPEFHRNARQLGTAEIVSSEELINECMAIESLIPAPFTVFIHGDFNCNNVVYTNADERIRFIDLYRSRNFDYIQDASVFMVSSFRMPVFDRPIRNKINSVITRFYNFAEEFAQENNDPTWQARLALALARSFYTSTRFEFNYAFAKEMFNRSMFLLEKVNRYNGKWENFILPEDILHY; translated from the coding sequence ATGCTTACATTCGAAGGTTTAGACGAAAATTTTAAGTTTCTCATCATTGAGGTTCTGAATCAGATTAAAGCAACACGGGAATTCGTTGCCTCTCCCTCCCGTTCGCTTTTCCGCAAGATAACCTCACGCGATGACTATATTGATAACCTGAAAACCGTAATCGAAAACAAATGCTACTCACGCATTAATATTGATAAAGATCTAGATAAAAATCTTCTCAATAAGATCAGAGCCATACAGGTATCCTCTGTTAACCTTGAACGCATCGGCGACTATTGCGTCAACATCGTAAAACAAATGGCCTACCTTGAGGACAAGGCTTTTGTTAACCGGTTTGAATGCCCGGAAGCCTTCGACATTATAGAGGAAACCACCGAAAAAATCATCGGCGGATTTATTGAGGATGACATGCCTCTGGCACTTGAAATCTGCAAATCTGAATATCAGCTTGATTCTCTTTACAAGGACAATTTCAACAGGATCATGGCCGAGATGGGCAGTGGCAAAAATATTCCCGACCTTGTGACTGTGCTCTTTATTTTCCGCTACCTTGAAAGAATTGGCGACTCCCTGCTTAATATCGGGGAGGCGATCATTTTTTCCATCCTCGGGGAGCGCATCAAGATTGAACAGTTCGAATCATTGCAGCAGACCTTGAGTGTCTCCGGCTATGACGGCTCGTTTTCAGATATCGACTTTCAGGGAATATGGGGATCGCGTTCCGGCTGCCGAATCGGCCATGTTCAGGCCAAAGGGAAAGAGAAAGAAGACGGTCCTCCGGTTGCTCAGGGAAGTATCTATAAAGAAGGCAACCTTGATAAAATCAAACTGGAACGCAACAACCTCGAAATCTGGAACAACAATTTTCCGGGTATGGTTCCCGAAGTTTTCGGTTTTCAGGAAAACACTGATGAAAACAAAGGCTCCATGCTGGTTGAATTCCTGCCCGGCTGCACTCTGGATACTATGATCCTTACCTCTGATGATGCAGATCTCGAAAATGCGCTGTTCACGCTTGAACAGACTTTGCGTCATATCTGGGGAACAACCAAAAAAGACGGCCCGCTCCAGACAACTTTCATGGAACAGCTGAAATCGCGCCGAAACGGTGTGCTTCAAGTACACCCTGAATTCCATCGCAATGCAAGGCAGCTGGGGACAGCAGAAATTGTTTCATCTGAAGAGCTTATTAATGAATGCATGGCTATAGAGAGCTTAATACCTGCTCCATTCACTGTCTTTATTCACGGTGACTTCAACTGTAACAATGTAGTTTATACCAACGCGGATGAAAGGATCAGATTCATCGATCTTTACCGCTCAAGAAACTTTGACTACATTCAGGATGCATCAGTTTTTATGGTCTCCAGTTTCCGCATGCCTGTATTTGACCGGCCCATCAGAAATAAAATCAATTCTGTAATCACCCGGTTCTACAACTTTGCTGAAGAATTTGCGCAGGAGAATAATGATCCGACATGGCAGGCCCGTTTAGCTCTGGCACTGGCCCGTTCATTTTACACCTCCACCCGTTTTGAATTTAACTACGCATTTGCAAAGGAAATGTTCAACCGCTCTATGTTCCTTCTTGAAAAAGTGAATCGCTACAACGGCAAATGGGAAAATTTCATTCTGCCTGAAGATATTCTTCATTATTAA
- a CDS encoding amphi-Trp domain-containing protein, whose product MSVEKKFVFESLQDSETIRRFLNSLVDGFDSGKISLSTNGDEIELIPKGLLNFSVKAKRKDKNNKIAIKISWKESCRDENQTAKTIRVNS is encoded by the coding sequence ATGTCTGTTGAGAAAAAATTTGTATTTGAATCCCTTCAGGATTCTGAAACTATCCGCCGATTCTTAAATTCCCTTGTGGATGGATTCGATAGCGGAAAAATAAGTCTTTCCACCAATGGTGATGAAATTGAACTGATCCCGAAGGGGTTGCTTAACTTTTCTGTCAAAGCGAAAAGAAAAGATAAGAACAACAAAATCGCCATCAAAATTTCCTGGAAAGAATCCTGCCGCGATGAAAACCAAACAGCTAAAACAATCAGAGTCAATTCATAA
- a CDS encoding GAK system XXXCH domain-containing protein, which produces MAKKSKIKKHISQSELPDFLRKIADALEHGASEDDAYLVVIEGFKKLKINIRNEFGHTAVKVTAKPLSTPVQYSPTGPDGIEAVIDNASHADELGKLKYKSLKKRMKSSFKTIFSTIHAGSLPPTEAVKEFIAYSHLMVEHEGYGDDYYDEYIAACDAFQDAVNTEDLKAAHKACDELNSIKAHCHAQHK; this is translated from the coding sequence ATGGCAAAAAAAAGTAAAATAAAAAAACATATCAGCCAAAGTGAACTCCCTGATTTTTTGCGTAAAATAGCCGATGCCCTTGAACACGGCGCATCTGAAGACGATGCTTACCTTGTAGTTATTGAAGGTTTTAAAAAACTGAAAATCAATATCCGTAATGAATTCGGACACACTGCTGTTAAAGTTACCGCCAAACCTTTATCCACCCCTGTACAATATTCTCCGACAGGCCCTGATGGCATAGAAGCCGTTATTGATAACGCCAGCCATGCGGATGAATTGGGCAAGCTTAAATATAAATCACTTAAAAAACGTATGAAATCTTCCTTCAAAACTATTTTTTCAACAATTCATGCCGGATCGCTGCCCCCGACTGAAGCAGTTAAAGAATTCATCGCCTACTCCCATCTCATGGTTGAACACGAAGGCTACGGTGATGACTATTATGATGAATACATTGCCGCCTGCGACGCTTTTCAGGATGCTGTCAATACAGAAGATCTTAAAGCCGCACATAAGGCCTGTGACGAATTAAACAGTATCAAAGCACACTGCCACGCCCAGCATAAGTGA
- a CDS encoding HD domain-containing protein, protein MTHPDIPTPEQCETILASQNLPETVINHSRMVCDVALRIGRDLKWLRDRGPNIALITAGALLHDIAKGQADHAATGGTILRGLGYGLVAEIVEAHNDIDFPEGSFVTEKEIVFIADKLVKGDQLVTVIYMYDHKIAAYSDDPLAVSDLKQRKKTALRIKTAIEQETGKNLEELAIAEN, encoded by the coding sequence ATGACACACCCTGATATCCCCACCCCGGAGCAATGTGAAACTATACTCGCCTCACAAAACCTGCCGGAAACGGTCATCAACCATTCCCGCATGGTCTGCGATGTTGCACTGCGTATCGGACGCGATCTAAAATGGCTGCGTGACCGGGGACCGAATATCGCGCTTATCACTGCCGGTGCACTGCTCCATGATATTGCGAAAGGGCAAGCAGATCACGCTGCAACGGGCGGAACTATCCTGCGCGGACTTGGATATGGTCTGGTCGCTGAAATTGTTGAAGCACACAATGATATTGATTTCCCTGAAGGATCGTTTGTCACTGAAAAAGAGATCGTTTTTATTGCCGATAAACTGGTCAAAGGCGACCAGCTGGTTACTGTAATTTACATGTACGATCATAAAATAGCGGCATATTCAGATGACCCTCTGGCTGTTTCAGACCTAAAGCAACGAAAAAAAACGGCACTAAGAATCAAAACCGCCATTGAACAGGAGACCGGAAAAAATCTGGAAGAGCTTGCCATTGCTGAAAACTGA